A stretch of the Argentina anserina chromosome 6, drPotAnse1.1, whole genome shotgun sequence genome encodes the following:
- the LOC126798595 gene encoding cysteine-rich repeat secretory protein 38-like, with the protein MSFSKSIPLSFLLFCLLHHAASGASPLYHICFSKANYTAASSPYHANLKTVLNLLSTKVPPSGFGVASRGTGPNKVNGLALCRGDVSSSKCKTCVVEASKELRARCPSKKGAVIWYDHCMVKYSNGNFVGEIDNTNKFYKWSIKTVSNPSIFNKNVKKLLSGLSDKASSNQKFYKTGVLQLDNSKKLYGLVQCTRDLSRLECKKCLDAAMTELPKCCDAKRGGRVVGASCNFRYELSPFV; encoded by the coding sequence ATGTCCTTCTCTAAATCAATCCCCCTGTCTTTCTTGCTCTTCTGTCTTTTGCACCATGCAGCCTCTGGTGCTTCTCCACTTTACCATATCTGTTTCAGCAAGGCAAACTACACTGCTGCTAGTAGTCCATACCATGCTAACTTGAAGACCGTGCTCAATCTTTTATCCACCAAAGTTCCTCCCAGTGGGTTTGGGGTCGCTTCAAGAGGTACAGGACCGAACAAAGTGAACGGACTAGCACTATGCCGAGGCGACGTCTCAAGCTCAAAGTGCAAGACTTGTGTCGTCGAAGCAAGCAAAGAGCTTCGTGCACGCTGCCCTAGTAAAAAAGGAGCAGTAATATGGTACGACCATTGCATGGTGAAGTACTCAAATGGGAACTTCGTTGGGGAAATTGATAATACAAACAAGTTCTATAAGTGGAGCATCAAGACCGTAAGCAATCCCAGCATATTCAACAAGAATGTCAAGAAATTGTTGAGTGGCTTATCTGATAAAGCTTCTTCTAACCAGAAGTTTTATAAAACTGGTGTGCTCCAACTCGATAATTCAAAGAAGTTGTATGGTTTAGTTCAGTGCACGAGGGACCTGTCTCGCCTGGAATGTAAGAAGTGTCTTGACGCTGCAATGACCGAACTGCCGAAATGTTGTGATGCGAAACGAGGCGGGCGCGTTGTAGGTGCGAGCTGTAACTTTCGATATGAACTTTCGCCCTTTGTTTAG
- the LOC126797303 gene encoding uncharacterized protein LOC126797303, translating into MERDLRRGSNSIATIANLPESLLGDQPPPGGRGKASPAMPGSEFTRPINADQTRREYVEQLIEELNDRRTREQALHSLSKARFEMVLLMCLLFKCQKILATIPLYLYPFIGTENKDKPHEYLRLSSLGAIGALLKGHPPNRDEVDPEIIHFLLESQILCFCIRCMEVGTVLSRTVATFIVERILATDEGLNYCCKFGDRFYVVTRFLGKMTDKLVEEPSRRLLKLIIKCFTELSKGPRDSDSLRCCIPKSLAYPNIINLLSGDGDAMRRLQQLLKNVQAHISTTGELVIGNLIES; encoded by the exons ATGGAGAGAGATCTGAGAAGAGGCAGCAATAGCATTGCCACAATCGCTAACCTTCCAGAATCATTGTTGGGCGATCAACCACCACCAGGAGGAAGAGGTAAGGCGAGTCCAGCTATGCCTGGGTCGGAGTTCACCCGACCCATCAACGCCGACCAGACCAGGAGGGAGTACGTAGAGCAGTTGATTGAGGAGCTTAACGATCGTCGTACCCGAGAACAAGCTCTACACAGTCTCTCCAAGGCAAG GTTTGAGATGGTTTTGCTCATGTGTTTACTTTTCAAATGCCAGAAAATTCTGG CTACCATTCCGTTGTATCTCTACCCTTTCATCGGCACTGAGAACAAGGACAAGCCTCATGAATATCTCAGACTATCTAGCTTAGGTGCTATTGGTGCCCTACTGAAG GGTCACCCGCCAAATCGAGATGAAGTTGATCCAGAAATTATACACTTCCTCCTAGAGAGCCAGATACTTTGTTTCTGCATCCGATGCATGGAGGTTGGCACTGTATTGTCAAGAACT GTGGCTACATTTATAGTTGAAAGAATTCTGGCAACTGACGAGGGACTCAACTATTGCTGCAAATTTGGGGATCGGTTTTATGTAGTAACTCGTTTTCTTGGGAAGATGACTGATAAGCTTGTTGAAGAACCTTCTCGCCGGCTGCTTAAACTTATCATTAAGTGCTTTACTGAATTATCGAAGGGCCCAAG GGACAGTGACAGTTTAAGATGCTGTATTCCTAAGAGCTTAGCATATCCCAATATTATTAACCTCCTCTCT GGTGACGGAGATGCCATGCGCCGTCTGCAACAGCTCTTGAAAAATGTTCAGGCTCATATATCAACCACTGGGGAGCTAGTTATTGGGAACTTGATAGAAAGCTGA